The Sulfobacillus thermosulfidooxidans DSM 9293 genome includes a window with the following:
- a CDS encoding EamA family transporter: protein MSLPTPMASVSKLARRTSRQPSATTGRLMVLVGASFWGLSGTVAQILFASYHVRPGTLVAERLILAGGLLLMMEFIRGNARPVVEIWRESSARRDLIVFGMLGMLGVQLTYFLAIRHGNAATATLLQYLGPVVLIVYTSWRSWKIPTAPQMTATALAILGTALLVTNGTFTSLTVSRSGVVWGVSSAVALAFYTLFPRQLLKTYGASVVTGWGMLIGGMGASVYYHPWAHLESLMSLQVDLLTLFVVIFGTFFAFYLYMDSLRLISPAQASLLSCAEPLSAALVSIVWLHVHMGMVGVIGATCIIGAVVVLSLTK, encoded by the coding sequence ATGTCCTTGCCCACTCCGATGGCATCCGTGTCAAAACTTGCCCGGAGAACGTCCCGCCAGCCTTCCGCGACCACTGGTCGCCTGATGGTATTGGTCGGCGCATCCTTTTGGGGCTTGTCCGGAACGGTGGCCCAAATCCTATTTGCGTCATACCACGTCCGCCCGGGAACGCTGGTGGCAGAACGATTAATCCTTGCGGGAGGGCTGCTTTTAATGATGGAGTTCATTCGGGGGAATGCGCGCCCCGTCGTGGAAATTTGGCGTGAGTCGTCGGCCCGGAGAGATCTCATTGTGTTTGGGATGTTGGGCATGTTAGGGGTTCAATTGACGTACTTTTTGGCCATTCGGCACGGCAATGCGGCTACGGCGACGCTCCTCCAGTATCTGGGGCCTGTTGTGCTGATTGTGTACACGAGCTGGCGTTCCTGGAAAATCCCGACAGCCCCCCAGATGACGGCGACTGCATTGGCTATTCTGGGCACGGCGCTCCTTGTGACGAACGGTACCTTTACGTCCTTAACGGTGTCACGGAGTGGCGTCGTTTGGGGGGTAAGTTCGGCTGTAGCCCTGGCCTTTTATACGCTCTTTCCTCGCCAGTTGTTAAAAACCTATGGGGCTTCGGTTGTGACGGGGTGGGGCATGCTGATTGGAGGCATGGGGGCATCGGTGTATTATCACCCTTGGGCTCATCTTGAAAGTCTAATGTCGCTCCAGGTCGACCTACTCACACTGTTTGTGGTGATTTTTGGCACCTTCTTCGCATTCTATCTCTACATGGACAGTTTGCGGTTGATTTCTCCCGCCCAGGCGAGCTTACTCTCGTGCGCGGAGCCGCTATCCGCTGCATTAGTGTCGATAGTTTGGCTTCATGTTCACATGGGGATGGTCGGCGTAATCGGAGCAACCTGTATCATTGGGGCAGTAGTTGTGCTGTCATTGACAAAATGA
- a CDS encoding GntR family transcriptional regulator: MPIPRNLDRLPRLSVRDKVLVQLQQWIIDGTLQPEEKLNDVELADALQVSRTPIREALQILELQGFVELIPGKATRVTPIDSHDVFKIYPPLALLEALNAQDATSRIRPDIIEELKHVNRGLRQALDQRNSWQALEWDRQFHALIAEAADNPYVTSFTTLLHMHASRLKYRFFQHLVLPAYTSVDEHTLIIQALEDKNAEMASAIMKKNWLRPMEELAKSLVTT, from the coding sequence ATGCCGATTCCTCGAAATTTAGACCGTCTGCCACGATTGTCGGTGCGGGATAAAGTGCTTGTCCAGCTCCAACAGTGGATTATTGACGGAACCCTCCAACCGGAAGAAAAACTGAACGATGTTGAACTGGCCGACGCACTGCAAGTCAGTCGCACGCCGATTCGTGAAGCTCTACAAATTTTGGAGTTACAAGGATTTGTTGAACTGATTCCAGGGAAAGCGACACGCGTCACGCCTATCGATTCGCACGATGTATTTAAAATTTATCCACCGTTAGCCTTGTTAGAAGCCTTAAATGCGCAGGACGCAACGTCTCGGATTCGACCCGACATAATTGAAGAACTCAAACACGTCAATCGCGGGTTACGACAAGCTCTCGACCAACGGAATTCCTGGCAGGCACTAGAATGGGATCGGCAGTTTCACGCCCTTATTGCGGAGGCCGCCGACAATCCCTATGTCACATCATTTACCACCCTTTTGCACATGCATGCCAGTCGGCTCAAATACCGGTTTTTTCAACACCTGGTGTTGCCCGCGTATACCTCCGTCGATGAACACACGCTGATCATCCAGGCTTTAGAAGACAAGAATGCCGAAATGGCCAGCGCGATTATGAAAAAAAATTGGTTACGCCCCATGGAGGAATTGGCCAAAAGTTTGGTGACCACCTAA
- a CDS encoding ParB/RepB/Spo0J family partition protein: MLSRDNTVKMLREFVELVLDDTTRRQLAQTWAITDADMVTPRRFATTVVTHHREQLLQAIAENDRLDTQWKAYQNDGLAGVQALWESERRIRRQTNKTHIAAARSIGAPAPSLDREPAITLPKSTVTTLEAVEAVVHAPIQELPLDTIVVRDVNVRLNIEDDPTFAELVTSIEQHGLLQPVVVTSDGNNSGQWRLLAGERRYRAVKNLGWRTILARIVDVPESAWKIVMLTENVQRQDLAPWEEALGYQQLLDTGLSLRQLAKQLHKSPAYLSGLLKLIRNPLIREAMRDHRLDTRSLALELAPLIDVEGHEKIPNTLEPVLQFIAAKRPTVTQLREHITERLAAPSPLTREASPPQKPRAARGSFLKKEVARLEEIQKTRITRLSPEELAVLADLYDRTARALRERLEGPPLPTNESPSD, from the coding sequence ATGCTTTCGCGCGATAATACCGTCAAAATGCTTAGAGAATTTGTCGAGTTAGTTCTGGATGACACCACACGTCGCCAATTAGCACAAACGTGGGCCATCACGGACGCCGATATGGTGACTCCACGACGGTTTGCGACAACAGTGGTCACACACCATCGTGAGCAGTTACTCCAGGCTATTGCCGAAAACGATCGGCTAGATACACAGTGGAAGGCCTATCAAAATGATGGCTTGGCAGGGGTGCAAGCGTTGTGGGAATCGGAACGTCGTATCCGTCGTCAGACCAACAAGACACACATCGCGGCAGCTCGATCCATTGGGGCACCAGCGCCATCCCTGGACCGGGAACCCGCGATCACCCTGCCGAAAAGCACCGTGACAACGCTCGAAGCCGTGGAAGCCGTTGTGCATGCCCCGATTCAAGAATTGCCACTTGATACAATTGTGGTCCGGGATGTCAATGTTCGATTAAACATCGAGGATGATCCGACGTTTGCGGAATTAGTGACCAGTATCGAACAGCATGGACTCCTGCAACCCGTGGTCGTCACCTCTGATGGAAACAACTCCGGGCAATGGCGCCTCTTAGCGGGCGAACGCCGCTATCGCGCGGTGAAGAATTTGGGATGGAGAACGATTTTAGCCCGAATTGTTGATGTCCCGGAAAGTGCATGGAAAATCGTGATGTTAACCGAAAATGTGCAGCGCCAGGATCTGGCCCCATGGGAAGAAGCGTTAGGCTATCAACAACTCCTCGACACAGGCTTATCTTTGCGTCAATTAGCGAAACAACTCCATAAATCACCCGCTTATTTATCGGGCTTACTAAAATTGATTCGCAATCCCCTGATTCGAGAGGCCATGCGAGATCATCGGTTGGACACGCGATCTTTGGCTCTCGAACTGGCGCCGCTTATTGATGTGGAGGGTCACGAAAAAATCCCCAATACCCTGGAACCGGTTTTACAGTTTATCGCGGCTAAACGGCCTACGGTCACACAATTGCGCGAGCATATTACGGAACGTCTCGCCGCTCCCTCGCCCCTGACCAGGGAGGCCTCGCCACCGCAAAAGCCCCGGGCAGCGCGCGGAAGTTTTTTGAAAAAAGAAGTGGCGCGATTAGAAGAAATTCAGAAAACCCGAATTACCCGGCTGTCCCCGGAGGAATTGGCGGTCTTGGCTGATTTATATGATCGCACCGCCCGAGCTCTCCGAGAACGGCTGGAGGGTCCACCCCTCCCAACAAACGAGTCTCCCTCGGACTAG
- a CDS encoding helix-turn-helix transcriptional regulator — translation MANTTKDYYTVTDVAELLAISPDTVRRLLANGQMPGVKISPRIWRIPVAAFQTWLTDRGNQEGKAL, via the coding sequence ATGGCGAATACGACCAAAGATTATTACACCGTCACCGATGTGGCGGAGTTGCTCGCTATCAGTCCTGATACTGTACGCCGCCTGTTAGCCAACGGCCAGATGCCTGGCGTCAAAATTTCTCCGCGTATTTGGCGTATTCCTGTGGCCGCATTTCAGACCTGGTTAACCGATCGAGGCAATCAGGAGGGAAAAGCTCTATGA
- a CDS encoding ParA family protein encodes MTSVLQAIPNTISMASVPLPEHPIVWSAYAVKGGIGKSTLTANIAFTLRVLNPMYRVCVVNADSTRVVQQCLGIGRDQQELTQDLYDVLQGAVDWPSVRVASPFGVDVIPLGPNRHEAARELNSKAVQTLVRNLMDHYDVVLIDLHPGAQALIPWLGVIQSVLLPVTLNASGVEAVLDTVDDLQTWRRQGLSIPDIAGVVINKWDGRMRIAKNWLDQLERVLPHEWIYPWAIRNTTAIEHAETAWQPILRESSASAQEVGRALQLITQRWLTYAFAR; translated from the coding sequence ATGACGTCTGTGCTCCAAGCCATCCCGAATACGATTTCGATGGCTAGCGTCCCGTTACCCGAACATCCCATCGTGTGGAGCGCTTATGCTGTCAAAGGCGGCATTGGTAAAAGTACGTTAACGGCCAATATTGCCTTTACGCTGCGCGTTCTTAACCCCATGTACCGTGTTTGCGTAGTCAACGCCGATAGCACGCGCGTCGTCCAACAATGTTTGGGCATCGGACGAGACCAACAGGAATTAACGCAGGACCTCTATGATGTACTGCAAGGTGCTGTCGATTGGCCATCCGTGCGTGTAGCGTCGCCCTTTGGCGTGGACGTCATCCCGTTAGGTCCTAATCGACACGAAGCTGCACGGGAACTCAATTCGAAAGCCGTTCAGACCTTAGTCCGGAACCTGATGGATCATTATGATGTCGTGTTGATTGACTTACATCCCGGCGCCCAAGCTCTGATTCCCTGGTTAGGCGTGATTCAGAGTGTGCTCCTACCCGTCACCTTGAATGCTAGTGGAGTCGAAGCGGTCCTCGATACCGTGGATGATTTGCAGACTTGGCGACGTCAAGGGTTAAGTATTCCCGATATCGCCGGCGTCGTCATTAACAAATGGGACGGCCGAATGCGTATCGCGAAAAATTGGTTGGATCAATTGGAGCGCGTTCTGCCTCATGAATGGATTTATCCTTGGGCCATTCGCAATACCACGGCCATCGAACATGCCGAGACAGCATGGCAGCCGATTTTACGAGAATCTTCGGCAAGTGCGCAAGAAGTCGGCCGAGCCCTCCAATTGATTACACAAAGGTGGTTGACCTATGCTTTCGCGCGATAA